TAATAACGGAAAAAACGAAAATGTTGTAACCTTTTCCATGTCGGAGGATGTCTATACCTGGGATACGATGGGGCAGCCGGTGGTGCCGTTTTACAGTATCCAGTTACTGATTTATGATATGCTGGTACGAACCGATCATGCAGGAAGCTATGAACCTGGGTTGGCGACGGAATGGAGTGTATCGGATGATGGACTTGACTGGACCTTTAAATTGAGAGAAGGGGTCAAATTCCACAATGGCGAGGAATTTAATGCGGAATGTGTCAAAGCTACACTGGAACGAGGAGCATTTGATACAACCCTGAATATGAATTTCCTTTGGTCTGACATTGAAGAAGTAGAAGTGGCGGATGATTATACGGCAATTATACATTGTAAAAAACCGATTGGCGATATGCTCAATCAGCTGACTTACATGCCGATGCTGCCGGCGAAAGCATTGGTGGAACATGGCGAAGAGCTGTTCAAAACCAATCCGGGCACCGGAGCATGGAAATTTGACAGCTGGGATCCGGGCAATGAGGCTGTGTTTGTAAGAAATGATGATTACTGGGATTGGGGAGAGAACAAATCTAATGTTGATAAAATTATTTACAAACCAATCTCTGAAGATACCACTCGTGTATCCAGTATGAGAACCGGTGAGTTTGATCTCATTTCCAATATTCCGCCGGATCAGGTGGAGGTTTTGGCAGGCAGTGAGGGCGTTGTTGTGGATTCCCAGCCAGGTACCACCATTTCCTGGATGGCACTCCAGAGCGGGGCAGGAAAACCATTTGCTGATAAGAATGTGCGTCTGGCTCTGACTCATGCGATTGACAGACAGTTGATTGTAGAAAGCATCCTTGGCTCCGGTTCGCCTGCCTTTTGGCCGGTCATGGAAGGGGTGACCGGTTATGATAAGGAACTGGAAGCGAAATATAATCAATATGATCCGGAACTGGCAAAGCAGTTATTGGCTGACAGCAGTTATAATGGCGAAGAAGTTTATTTTATGGCGATTGATGGAAAGGTTCCGCGAACCAAAGAGGTGCTTCAGGCGGTTATGTCGATGATGACCGAGGCCGGATTTAAAGTAAAACTGGAGATTATGGAGGGAGCTACTTTCGTTTCCAAACGTTCCGCAGGAGATTATGACATTGCCTTTTCTAACGTATTTTATAATAACGGTTCCCCATGGCGTCATATGATTACTCACTGGCTGTCTGACTCTTGTAATACGGAAATGGAAAATCCGGAAGTAACCGCATTGCTCACAGAAGCCAAAGAAACTATCGACTTAGATAAGCAGAATGAATTATTGAAAGAAGCGTTTACCTTGATAATGGAAGATGGCGGCAGAATGTGCTATTTTATCAACCTGGATACCATCAATGCTTATTCTGACAAATTGAGCGGAGTGAATGCGTATAATGACACCATTATCGATTTGTCCAGAGTAATGAAAAATTAATTTACCTACGAGGAGGGATTGGAATGCAGAATTTTATGCGATTTATGGCAAAGAGATTATTATCTGCCATCATTGTGCTTTTCGGTGTCTCCGTCGTAGCTTTTACGCTGATGCGTCTGGCCCCTGGCAATCCGGCAGCTCTGATGCTGGCGGATAATGCCACGCCGGAGCAGATCGCAGCGGTAGAAGTTAAGATGGGGTTAGATAAACCGTTGATCCAGCAATATCTCATATACATATCGGGCGTACTAAGGGGAAATTTGGGCACCTCTATTTTTTTTAACCGTTCTTGCGGTGAATTGATATTTGGACGTCTGCCGGCTACCGGTATTTTGACATTTTCGGCAGTGTTGGTTTCGATTTTGGTCAGTTTCCCGATGGGTATCATTTCCGGAATTAAAAAGGGTTCGGCCATTGATTTCGGGTCCATGGTC
This genomic stretch from Lacrimispora sphenoides harbors:
- a CDS encoding ABC transporter substrate-binding protein, yielding MRKSKMLLSCLLAVAVSASTLAGCGGGNSTSGGKGSESVSSTNNNGKNENVVTFSMSEDVYTWDTMGQPVVPFYSIQLLIYDMLVRTDHAGSYEPGLATEWSVSDDGLDWTFKLREGVKFHNGEEFNAECVKATLERGAFDTTLNMNFLWSDIEEVEVADDYTAIIHCKKPIGDMLNQLTYMPMLPAKALVEHGEELFKTNPGTGAWKFDSWDPGNEAVFVRNDDYWDWGENKSNVDKIIYKPISEDTTRVSSMRTGEFDLISNIPPDQVEVLAGSEGVVVDSQPGTTISWMALQSGAGKPFADKNVRLALTHAIDRQLIVESILGSGSPAFWPVMEGVTGYDKELEAKYNQYDPELAKQLLADSSYNGEEVYFMAIDGKVPRTKEVLQAVMSMMTEAGFKVKLEIMEGATFVSKRSAGDYDIAFSNVFYNNGSPWRHMITHWLSDSCNTEMENPEVTALLTEAKETIDLDKQNELLKEAFTLIMEDGGRMCYFINLDTINAYSDKLSGVNAYNDTIIDLSRVMKN